Proteins from one Sphingobium herbicidovorans genomic window:
- a CDS encoding peroxiredoxin translates to MSDDDTTCETGMLRIGDIAPDFRARSTQGDFQLSALRGQWVIFFSHPADFTPVCSTEFSALARRQAEFDALGCTLVGLSVDSLYAHLAWVRALKDLFDVEIGFPIIEDPSMAVGRAYGMIGDDAPDSMTMRSTFFIDPLGVIRATTCYPHNVGRSVDEMLRLVRALQTVDAADRLTPEGWVEGQPLLLPAADRADAAADWFCRFEPKP, encoded by the coding sequence ATGAGTGACGACGACACGACTTGCGAAACCGGAATGCTGCGGATCGGCGACATTGCTCCCGATTTTCGCGCACGTTCGACACAGGGCGACTTTCAGCTTTCCGCCTTGCGCGGGCAGTGGGTGATCTTCTTTTCCCATCCTGCCGATTTTACGCCCGTATGCAGTACGGAATTCTCCGCATTGGCGCGTCGGCAGGCGGAGTTCGACGCGCTTGGCTGCACGCTGGTCGGACTGTCGGTCGATAGCCTGTACGCCCACCTTGCCTGGGTTCGGGCGCTGAAAGACCTTTTCGACGTCGAAATCGGCTTTCCGATCATTGAGGATCCCAGCATGGCGGTGGGCCGCGCCTATGGCATGATCGGCGACGACGCCCCGGACAGCATGACCATGCGATCGACCTTTTTCATCGATCCGCTGGGCGTCATTCGCGCGACGACCTGCTACCCCCATAATGTGGGGCGCTCGGTCGATGAGATGCTGCGGCTGGTGCGCGCCTTGCAGACGGTCGATGCGGCAGACAGGTTGACGCCGGAAGGATGGGTCGAGGGACAGCCGCTGCTTCTGCCGGCCGCAGACCGGGCCGACGCGGCGGCTGACTGGTTCTGCCGGTTCGAGCCAAAGCCGTGA
- a CDS encoding ArsR/SmtB family transcription factor: protein MKGLYEDRDAATAAAEKIRAFAQAQRLMILSCLLQGERNVGEIAEITGIGQPALSQQLGELRRAELVQTRKEAKQVWYMLASESVALCMRNIEAMFAGIGSAQPVVTQSARDAPPVTAGVASFAQIIGR from the coding sequence GTGAAGGGCCTGTACGAAGATCGCGACGCCGCGACCGCTGCTGCTGAAAAGATCAGGGCCTTCGCGCAGGCGCAGCGCCTGATGATCCTGTCCTGCCTGCTTCAGGGCGAACGAAATGTGGGGGAGATCGCCGAAATAACCGGCATCGGCCAGCCCGCGCTCAGCCAGCAACTGGGCGAATTGCGCCGGGCCGAACTGGTCCAGACCCGCAAGGAAGCCAAGCAGGTCTGGTACATGCTCGCCAGCGAAAGCGTCGCCCTGTGCATGCGGAATATCGAAGCGATGTTCGCCGGGATCGGATCTGCGCAGCCGGTCGTTACACAAAGCGCGCGCGATGCTCCGCCAGTCACGGCAGGGGTCGCATCCTTCGCCCAGATCATCGGGCGTTGA
- a CDS encoding right-handed parallel beta-helix repeat-containing protein, with product MLRQSRQGSHPSPRSSGVELRAGEVIVVIAMLKASAFAPSERRGRRLLLPLLFLFAMLTATGASARDYHVDAVNGDDRNDASSPATAWQSLARIGKAHLRPGDRVLLAAGSVWREPLVISRSGRRNAPIIVGTTGTGARPRIDAGGVSEYGVAILNAEYVEVGGLEVTNDAAPPAPRYGVLVSQQDAGVARNIAVRDMYIHDVRGSNERKDNGGIVFRALGGKRATRFHNLTIERNIIWRVDRSGIAGISDQVTLDRWFPSEKVVIRDNYLEDIGGDGIVPRGTDGALVEHNVVRYAAGRAPGYNVAIWQWSTDNTLIQLNEAAFTQGRWDGQGFDSDFNSRGTIIAHNFSHDNEGGFVLICSPGRTGPDNIGNHGSLVRANVSRHDGARVIQLSGGIGHARIEGNVIHVGSHQDITMVAATQWQGWPSEVSFTNNLFAVAGAVRYGHETGRDGPDYIVAPGFPHSPAIRFDGNRFLGRHVDAPDDPRGIWQADYQAAEADWSVPTFDPANPEGFDAFLVSHRTWMMTMLARELGQPVTLLTPRRTTWVEARRKP from the coding sequence ATGCTCCGCCAGTCACGGCAGGGGTCGCATCCTTCGCCCAGATCATCGGGCGTTGAGCTAAGGGCCGGGGAGGTTATCGTCGTCATCGCCATGCTGAAAGCAAGCGCCTTCGCGCCATCGGAAAGGCGCGGTCGGCGTCTGTTGCTGCCGCTTCTTTTCCTTTTCGCGATGCTCACCGCCACCGGGGCCAGCGCGCGGGATTATCATGTGGACGCGGTCAACGGGGACGACCGGAACGACGCGTCCTCGCCAGCAACCGCCTGGCAATCGCTCGCCCGGATCGGGAAAGCCCATCTCAGGCCGGGTGACCGGGTGCTGCTGGCCGCCGGATCGGTCTGGCGAGAGCCGCTCGTCATCTCCCGATCGGGAAGGCGAAACGCACCGATCATCGTCGGGACCACGGGAACTGGCGCGCGCCCACGGATCGATGCGGGCGGCGTTTCGGAATATGGGGTGGCGATCCTGAACGCTGAATATGTCGAGGTCGGCGGGCTGGAAGTCACCAACGACGCCGCGCCGCCCGCACCCCGCTACGGCGTGCTGGTATCGCAGCAGGACGCAGGGGTCGCGCGCAACATCGCCGTGCGGGACATGTATATCCATGACGTGCGCGGCTCGAACGAGCGGAAGGACAATGGCGGCATCGTTTTCCGGGCGCTGGGCGGCAAGCGGGCGACGCGCTTTCACAATCTGACGATCGAACGCAATATCATCTGGCGTGTGGACCGGTCGGGGATCGCTGGCATCAGCGATCAGGTCACGCTGGATCGCTGGTTTCCGAGCGAAAAGGTGGTTATCCGCGACAATTATCTTGAAGACATTGGCGGCGACGGCATCGTGCCACGGGGCACGGACGGCGCGCTGGTCGAACATAATGTGGTCCGCTATGCGGCTGGCCGCGCGCCCGGCTATAATGTCGCCATCTGGCAATGGAGCACCGACAACACGCTGATCCAGCTGAACGAGGCGGCCTTTACCCAGGGCAGATGGGACGGGCAGGGATTTGATTCCGATTTCAACTCGCGCGGCACGATCATCGCCCATAATTTCAGCCATGATAATGAAGGCGGTTTCGTCCTGATCTGCTCGCCCGGACGGACGGGGCCGGACAATATCGGCAATCATGGCAGCCTCGTGCGCGCGAATGTCAGCCGCCATGACGGCGCGCGGGTCATCCAGCTGTCCGGCGGCATCGGCCATGCGCGGATAGAAGGCAACGTCATCCATGTCGGCAGTCACCAGGACATCACCATGGTCGCCGCGACCCAGTGGCAGGGCTGGCCAAGCGAGGTCAGCTTCACCAACAATCTTTTCGCGGTCGCCGGCGCCGTGCGCTATGGGCATGAAACAGGCCGCGATGGGCCGGATTATATCGTCGCGCCCGGCTTTCCCCATTCGCCCGCGATCCGGTTCGACGGCAACCGTTTCCTTGGCCGCCATGTCGATGCGCCTGACGATCCGCGCGGCATCTGGCAGGCGGACTATCAGGCGGCCGAGGCGGACTGGTCGGTCCCCACATTCGATCCCGCCAATCCCGAAGGGTTCGACGCGTTTCTCGTCAGCCATCGCACCTGGATGATGACCATGCTTGCAAGGGAGCTTGGCCAGCCCGTCACGCTTCTCACACCCCGCCGCACCACCTGGGTCGAAGCTCGGCGCAAGCCATGA
- a CDS encoding SulP family inorganic anion transporter: protein MTGNSTPYRRQWFTDGASMRKELLAGIVVALALIPEAIGFSIIAGVDPRVGLYASVAIAMVIAFIGGRPGMISAATAAVAVLVTPLVREHGVEYLFAATILMGVIQAVAGLLRLDLLMQFVSRSVITGFVNALAILIFLAQLPQLTNVGWQTYTMVAGGLAIIYLFPRLTKAVPSPLVAILLLTFISIGMGLPVNTVGDMGKLPEGLPAFAFPQVPLTLDTLRIILPYSVTMAAVGLLESLLTAQIVDDMTDTDSDKRRECLGQGGANVVSAFLGGMGGCAMIGQSVINVTSGGRGRLSTFVAGAFLLFLLAVLGPWVGQVPMPALVAVMIMVSIGTFSWNSIPNLRRHPPTSSVVMLVTVAVVVATRDLSLGVLAGVLLSGIFFAGKVQRMFAVELSLSEDGAHATYRVTGQIFFASVDRFTRAFQGQQRAPHVTIDVSAAHFWDISAVAALDKIVARLRREGQMVNVIGYNRASADIVDRFALHDKTGVEMGTVPH from the coding sequence ATGACTGGCAATTCTACCCCCTATCGTCGGCAATGGTTCACCGATGGCGCATCCATGCGCAAGGAACTGCTGGCGGGCATCGTCGTTGCGCTCGCTCTTATTCCCGAAGCCATCGGCTTTTCGATCATCGCGGGGGTCGATCCGCGCGTGGGCCTCTATGCCTCGGTGGCCATCGCCATGGTGATAGCGTTCATCGGCGGCCGTCCCGGCATGATCTCCGCCGCGACGGCGGCCGTTGCGGTGCTGGTGACGCCGCTGGTGCGCGAACATGGCGTCGAATATCTTTTCGCCGCGACCATATTGATGGGCGTGATTCAGGCGGTGGCGGGTCTGCTGCGGCTGGACCTGCTGATGCAGTTCGTGTCGCGCTCGGTCATTACCGGCTTCGTCAACGCGCTGGCGATCCTGATTTTCCTGGCGCAGCTGCCGCAACTGACCAATGTGGGGTGGCAAACCTACACGATGGTCGCGGGCGGCCTTGCCATCATCTATCTGTTCCCTCGCCTTACGAAGGCCGTGCCATCGCCGCTCGTCGCGATCCTGCTGCTGACGTTCATCAGCATCGGGATGGGCCTGCCGGTGAACACGGTCGGCGACATGGGGAAACTGCCTGAAGGATTGCCCGCATTCGCATTCCCGCAGGTGCCGCTGACGCTGGACACGCTGCGCATCATCCTGCCCTATTCGGTGACGATGGCGGCGGTCGGGCTGCTGGAATCGCTGCTGACGGCGCAGATCGTGGACGACATGACCGACACGGACAGCGACAAGCGGCGCGAATGCCTGGGGCAGGGCGGGGCGAACGTCGTTTCGGCCTTTCTGGGCGGCATGGGCGGCTGCGCGATGATCGGCCAGTCGGTCATCAACGTGACATCGGGCGGTCGCGGTCGGCTATCGACATTCGTGGCGGGCGCTTTCCTGCTGTTCCTGCTCGCCGTGTTGGGACCGTGGGTGGGACAGGTGCCGATGCCCGCGCTGGTGGCCGTCATGATCATGGTGTCGATCGGCACATTCAGCTGGAATTCGATTCCCAATCTGCGCCGCCATCCGCCGACATCCTCAGTGGTGATGCTGGTGACCGTGGCGGTCGTGGTGGCGACGCGCGACCTGTCGCTGGGCGTGCTGGCGGGCGTGCTGCTTTCGGGCATATTCTTCGCTGGCAAGGTGCAGCGTATGTTCGCCGTGGAACTTAGCCTGTCCGAAGATGGCGCTCATGCGACCTATCGGGTGACGGGGCAGATTTTCTTTGCCTCGGTCGATCGGTTCACCCGCGCTTTTCAAGGCCAACAGCGCGCCCCCCATGTCACGATCGACGTGTCGGCGGCGCACTTCTGGGACATTTCCGCCGTCGCCGCGCTGGACAAGATCGTCGCGCGGCTGCGGCGCGAAGGGCAGATGGTGAATGTCATCGGCTATAACAGGGCCAGCGCCGACATCGTCGATCGCTTCGCGCTGCATGACAAGACGGGCGTGGAAATGGGCACGGTGCCGCACTGA
- a CDS encoding Rap1a/Tai family immunity protein yields MSRSFILMFFAAATVPVSASEAVEGTRDIPAFFSGERLFEICSQPNYGQCSMYVAGVIDGMFYADGEGGSRAICRTEITNQAAAELVLNRLSGDAQLRSLSAAAAVHAAIADRLSCPGPASAILAEQ; encoded by the coding sequence ATGAGCCGGTCATTCATTCTCATGTTCTTCGCGGCGGCGACCGTACCGGTTTCGGCGAGCGAGGCCGTGGAGGGGACGAGAGACATACCGGCCTTCTTCTCGGGCGAACGGCTGTTCGAAATATGTTCGCAGCCCAATTACGGCCAATGTTCGATGTATGTCGCTGGCGTCATCGACGGCATGTTCTACGCCGACGGAGAGGGGGGCAGTCGGGCGATCTGCCGCACCGAAATCACTAATCAAGCGGCTGCGGAACTGGTGCTGAACCGGCTGTCCGGCGATGCCCAACTGCGTTCGCTGTCTGCCGCAGCCGCGGTCCACGCCGCCATCGCCGACCGGCTATCCTGTCCGGGTCCGGCCTCCGCCATCCTCGCCGAACAGTGA
- a CDS encoding response regulator transcription factor, giving the protein MTALHILVVDDEPSLIDVLQPVLETAGYRITVAQDGRGAMAAIEAVEFDLILLDLGLPDIDGKSLLQRIRLDQDVPVIVISARHQEAEKISALDEGADDYVNKPFEIGELMARMRAAIRRHSLSKAEASTYCAGGLTIDFPTRRVTLSGEQVKLSPKEYDLLQTLARKAGQVVTHKRLLAAGWGAEATDTQYLRVYIGLLRQKIEQDPSDPSLLLTEPGVGYRLIAAN; this is encoded by the coding sequence ATGACCGCCCTGCATATCCTTGTCGTGGACGACGAGCCTTCCCTGATCGACGTGCTTCAGCCCGTTCTGGAGACGGCTGGATACCGCATCACCGTCGCGCAGGATGGACGCGGGGCCATGGCCGCCATCGAAGCGGTCGAATTCGACCTGATATTGCTGGATCTGGGCTTGCCCGACATTGACGGCAAGTCGCTGCTGCAACGCATCCGCCTTGACCAGGATGTGCCCGTCATCGTCATTTCGGCGCGGCACCAGGAAGCGGAGAAGATTTCCGCCCTGGACGAAGGAGCGGACGATTATGTCAACAAGCCGTTCGAGATCGGAGAATTGATGGCCCGCATGCGCGCGGCCATCCGGCGGCATTCATTGTCGAAGGCAGAGGCGTCAACCTATTGCGCGGGCGGGCTGACGATTGATTTTCCCACCCGCCGCGTCACTTTGTCAGGTGAGCAGGTCAAGCTGTCGCCCAAGGAATATGACCTTTTGCAAACTTTGGCGCGCAAGGCCGGGCAGGTCGTCACGCACAAGCGATTGCTGGCCGCCGGATGGGGAGCGGAGGCGACCGATACGCAATATCTGCGTGTCTATATCGGGCTGCTGCGCCAGAAGATCGAACAGGATCCTTCCGATCCTTCCCTGCTGCTGACCGAACCAGGCGTCGGATATCGCCTGATCGCGGCTAATTGA
- a CDS encoding ATP-binding protein — MIHAKHRSAPSHEGAARPWRMSMLAAAIVLPSWFIAIYMQPALGRVAAALFFVLGVVIWGAIGGLGPALVAATAAFLLYNFYLVEPVLSFQISTSRDFMPLLLFSLCAVVAGILAARLKERATAADRGNRQLRSLLDISQSLQSALRVPDIARALDDHLSGVGGATPTLFLVRDGSFDAARKAPERDKGLHLVQDATRYSGGPREEGPFTVYRLDSSTGFEGVILFEHGPSRRLESAFMSALANLIALAVERAALSESNAERRAQARTEELKTALLSSVSHDFRTPLTAISASASSLIEFRDKLDPAAAERLLRGIVSECDRLNRYTSNLLEMSRLEAGQSLARRQTLGVADTIGAIVQRVRPRAGDRQIVRRASDDDLLVTVDAAMFELVLVNVLDNAVIYSENGTRIDVDVRREGDYCVISITDEGQGIPPDDLERVFTRFYRVSRPHASPRGSGLGLAIAKGFVEALGGRISAASPGPGGRGATITIMLPLATETSPT, encoded by the coding sequence ATGATCCACGCCAAGCATCGAAGCGCGCCGTCGCACGAAGGGGCAGCGCGGCCCTGGCGGATGAGCATGCTGGCGGCCGCCATCGTGCTGCCGTCCTGGTTCATCGCCATATATATGCAACCCGCGCTGGGGCGCGTCGCCGCTGCCCTGTTCTTTGTGTTGGGCGTCGTAATCTGGGGCGCGATCGGCGGGCTGGGCCCGGCGCTTGTCGCGGCGACGGCGGCGTTCCTGCTTTATAATTTCTATCTGGTCGAGCCGGTCCTGAGCTTTCAGATTTCCACCAGCCGGGACTTCATGCCCCTGCTGCTGTTCAGCCTGTGCGCAGTGGTGGCCGGCATTCTTGCCGCGCGGCTAAAGGAACGCGCCACCGCCGCCGACCGCGGCAACCGGCAATTGCGCAGCCTGCTGGACATCAGCCAGTCCCTTCAATCCGCGCTGCGCGTCCCGGACATCGCCAGGGCGCTGGACGATCATCTGTCGGGCGTTGGCGGCGCGACGCCGACGCTGTTCCTTGTCAGGGATGGATCCTTCGACGCGGCGCGTAAGGCGCCGGAAAGGGATAAGGGGCTTCATCTGGTTCAGGACGCGACAAGATATTCGGGCGGTCCGCGCGAAGAAGGCCCGTTTACGGTCTATCGGCTGGACAGCAGCACGGGATTTGAAGGCGTCATCCTGTTCGAGCATGGCCCGTCCCGACGACTGGAAAGCGCATTCATGTCGGCGCTTGCAAATCTGATCGCGCTGGCGGTCGAGCGTGCCGCGCTGTCGGAAAGCAATGCCGAGCGCCGCGCCCAGGCGAGGACGGAGGAACTCAAGACGGCACTGCTTTCATCGGTCAGCCACGATTTTCGCACGCCGCTGACCGCGATCAGCGCTTCGGCATCGAGCCTGATCGAGTTTCGCGACAAGCTCGATCCGGCGGCGGCGGAGCGTCTGTTGCGGGGAATCGTCAGCGAATGCGACCGCCTGAACCGTTACACATCCAACCTTCTGGAGATGAGCCGCCTGGAAGCGGGCCAGTCGCTCGCGCGCAGGCAGACATTGGGCGTCGCCGACACGATCGGCGCGATCGTGCAGAGGGTGCGTCCACGGGCGGGCGATCGCCAGATCGTGCGCCGGGCAAGCGACGATGATCTGCTGGTGACAGTCGATGCCGCCATGTTCGAACTGGTGCTGGTCAATGTGCTCGACAACGCGGTTATCTATAGTGAGAACGGCACACGCATCGATGTCGATGTCCGGCGCGAGGGCGATTATTGCGTCATCAGCATAACGGATGAGGGGCAGGGCATACCGCCCGACGACCTCGAAAGGGTCTTTACCCGTTTCTATCGCGTATCCCGTCCCCACGCATCGCCGCGCGGAAGCGGGCTGGGGCTGGCCATCGCCAAGGGCTTTGTCGAAGCGCTTGGCGGCCGGATCAGTGCGGCTTCGCCGGGTCCGGGCGGACGCGGCGCGACCATCACCATCATGCTTCCCCTAGCCACAGAGACCTCGCCCACATGA
- a CDS encoding response regulator translates to MTPNGGFARAGETGRPRFPRPVIILVVEDEALVSMNVCEFLIDQEFTVFAAQNVDDALGILDELDGGVDLIFTDVNMPGGRDGFDLVRQASRRWPAIRMLITSGGLHHGLPDDLRRFGPILPKPYRFDALASHIIDAIFPSPEPPNLLAT, encoded by the coding sequence ATGACACCGAACGGGGGGTTCGCAAGGGCAGGGGAGACGGGCAGGCCCCGTTTTCCAAGGCCGGTCATCATTCTCGTCGTGGAGGATGAAGCCCTTGTCAGCATGAACGTCTGTGAATTTCTGATCGATCAGGAATTTACGGTTTTCGCGGCGCAGAATGTTGATGACGCGCTAGGTATTCTTGACGAACTGGATGGCGGAGTTGATCTGATTTTTACCGATGTGAACATGCCTGGCGGACGCGACGGTTTCGATCTGGTCCGGCAAGCCAGCAGGCGTTGGCCCGCGATCCGCATGCTGATCACATCGGGCGGATTGCACCATGGGCTTCCGGACGACCTGCGCCGGTTTGGGCCCATCCTTCCGAAGCCCTATCGTTTCGACGCCCTGGCATCGCACATAATCGACGCCATTTTCCCTTCCCCCGAACCGCCAAATTTATTGGCGACCTGA
- a CDS encoding SLC13 family permease, producing the protein MTFEQLVTLFVLAGVILALIWDKIRADVVALAGAALLLLTGAVRPSEVQGAFGSPAIIALASLFVIAHAMELSGLLDLLIRKAVGLCRRIGAVGIWLVIVLCGAASGFLNNTPIVVLSAPVVRDVAKSLKLDPKRFLMPLSYVAVLGGSCTLIGTSTNLLVDDMARSSGQAPFSIFEITPVGLVVAAAGGLYLFLFSGRLLAKPLPASLERVEAALPHHVSHVDIAGDMIGDAADFAVQRPLAPTKALLSTAIFIGVILLAAFNVAPIAASAFSGAVLLILLRVIKPDEAYGGLRPEILMLIVGMVVIGIALEQTGLAASATNAMVGKVGLFGPLGALILLYGATLLLTELLSNATVAVLVTPIAVALAESMAVSPRPFLVAVMMAGSAAFATPFGYQTNVLVYQMAGYSYLDFTKVGLPLNLITWVAAVAAIHWFFPF; encoded by the coding sequence ATGACATTCGAGCAACTTGTCACCCTGTTCGTGCTCGCGGGCGTGATCCTCGCGCTGATCTGGGACAAGATCCGCGCCGACGTCGTGGCGCTGGCCGGGGCCGCTCTGCTTCTGCTGACGGGGGCTGTGCGCCCCAGCGAGGTGCAGGGCGCTTTCGGCAGTCCCGCGATCATCGCGCTCGCGTCCCTGTTCGTCATCGCCCACGCAATGGAATTGTCCGGTCTGCTCGACCTTTTGATTCGCAAAGCGGTGGGTCTGTGCCGCCGTATCGGGGCAGTGGGCATCTGGCTCGTCATCGTGCTGTGCGGCGCGGCGTCGGGATTCCTCAACAACACGCCGATCGTGGTGTTGTCCGCGCCCGTTGTCCGTGACGTGGCGAAATCGCTGAAGCTGGATCCCAAGCGGTTCCTGATGCCGCTTTCCTATGTCGCCGTGCTGGGGGGATCCTGCACGCTGATCGGGACGTCCACCAATTTGCTGGTCGATGACATGGCGCGGTCGTCGGGACAGGCGCCCTTTTCAATCTTTGAAATTACGCCGGTGGGACTGGTGGTCGCGGCGGCGGGCGGGCTTTATCTTTTCCTCTTTTCCGGACGGCTGCTTGCCAAGCCGCTGCCCGCCTCGCTCGAAAGGGTGGAGGCCGCGCTCCCGCACCATGTCAGCCATGTCGATATCGCCGGGGACATGATCGGCGACGCCGCCGACTTCGCGGTGCAACGGCCATTGGCCCCGACCAAGGCGCTGTTATCCACCGCGATCTTCATCGGCGTTATCCTGCTGGCGGCTTTCAACGTCGCGCCCATCGCCGCGTCCGCATTCTCGGGGGCGGTGCTCCTCATCCTGCTGCGCGTCATCAAACCGGATGAGGCCTATGGCGGGCTGCGCCCCGAAATCCTGATGCTGATCGTGGGGATGGTCGTGATCGGCATCGCGCTGGAACAGACCGGTCTCGCGGCGTCGGCCACAAATGCGATGGTCGGTAAGGTCGGCCTGTTCGGCCCGCTGGGCGCGCTGATCCTGCTCTATGGCGCGACGCTGCTGCTGACTGAACTGCTGTCGAACGCCACCGTGGCCGTGCTGGTGACGCCCATCGCGGTCGCGCTGGCCGAAAGCATGGCCGTCAGCCCGCGCCCGTTTCTCGTCGCCGTCATGATGGCGGGCAGCGCCGCCTTCGCCACGCCCTTTGGCTATCAGACCAATGTGCTGGTCTATCAGATGGCGGGATACAGCTATCTCGACTTTACCAAGGTCGGCCTTCCGCTCAACCTCATCACCTGGGTTGCGGCGGTCGCGGCCATTCACTGGTTCTTCCCTTTTTAA
- a CDS encoding mechanosensitive ion channel family protein: MMTNLPISNDSIGTLTRGYVDEPWMQSGLALLLLGVVAWVANWVAKRVVLKLLLRLLNHLPFRIEAEHIGTIVARLSNIVPAIVIQVGIGAVPHLPVQAVTFVRSLSAAFIILTIAIAISGFLTLLNDLYQRRPNAANRPIKGYIQLGKLLLFGAAAVLIIAALMDQSPLLLLSGLGAMAAVLMLVFKDTILSLVASVQIGSNDMVRVGDWIEMPQFNADGDVIDIALHTVKVQNFDKTITTIPTHRLISDSFRNWRGMAESGGRRIMRSLMIDQSSVRFLDDGDVEKMAQFSVLRPYLEAKRREIERWNAEHGADGTVNGRRMTNIGTFRAYVQAYLQSRRDIAQDKTLLVRQLAPSENGLPIEIYAFANSTAWSEYEGIQGDIFDHLIAILPDFGLRLFQRPAGSDLAGLVPDHIREHA; encoded by the coding sequence TTGATGACCAACCTTCCCATTTCCAACGACAGCATCGGGACGTTGACGCGCGGCTATGTGGATGAGCCGTGGATGCAAAGCGGACTGGCTCTGCTGCTGCTGGGCGTTGTCGCATGGGTGGCGAACTGGGTGGCCAAGCGCGTCGTGCTGAAGCTGTTGCTGCGCCTGTTGAACCATCTGCCCTTCCGCATCGAGGCGGAGCATATCGGTACAATCGTCGCGCGGCTGTCGAACATCGTGCCCGCGATCGTCATTCAGGTCGGCATCGGCGCGGTCCCGCATCTACCGGTCCAGGCCGTGACATTCGTGCGCAGCCTGAGCGCGGCATTCATCATCCTGACCATCGCCATCGCGATCAGCGGTTTCCTGACGCTGCTCAACGATCTGTACCAGCGCCGCCCCAATGCCGCCAACCGGCCGATCAAGGGTTATATCCAGCTGGGCAAGCTGCTGCTGTTCGGCGCGGCGGCGGTCCTGATCATCGCTGCATTGATGGACCAGTCGCCGCTGCTGCTGCTGTCCGGGCTGGGCGCGATGGCGGCGGTGCTGATGCTGGTGTTCAAGGATACGATCCTGTCGCTGGTCGCTTCGGTGCAGATCGGGTCGAACGACATGGTGCGCGTGGGCGATTGGATAGAAATGCCGCAATTCAACGCCGATGGCGACGTCATCGACATCGCGCTGCATACGGTGAAGGTCCAGAATTTCGACAAGACGATCACCACCATCCCGACCCACAGGCTGATTTCGGACAGTTTCCGCAACTGGCGCGGGATGGCGGAATCGGGCGGTCGGCGCATCATGCGGTCGTTGATGATCGACCAGAGCAGCGTGCGATTTCTGGATGACGGGGACGTCGAGAAAATGGCGCAATTCTCTGTATTGCGGCCTTATCTGGAGGCCAAGCGCAGGGAGATCGAACGGTGGAACGCCGAGCATGGCGCGGACGGCACCGTCAATGGCAGGCGCATGACCAATATCGGTACATTCCGCGCCTATGTGCAGGCCTATCTGCAATCACGCAGGGACATAGCGCAGGACAAGACGTTGCTCGTCCGCCAGCTTGCGCCCAGCGAAAACGGCCTGCCGATTGAAATCTATGCCTTTGCCAACAGCACGGCATGGTCGGAATATGAAGGCATACAGGGCGATATATTCGATCACCTGATCGCGATCCTGCCCGATTTCGGCCTGCGGCTGTTCCAGCGCCCCGCCGGTTCGGATCTGGCCGGACTGGTCCCGGACCATATCCGGGAGCATGCTTAA